atgcacacacgcgctccgaagaagaagagcgcgaGGATTTATCatgcgtgcagcagcgccgctagTCGGCAGCACTTCTAATCAGAGTCGTCGTCCCACTCGCTCTTCTGAGCGGCCTTTGCCACTGCGACGCGCTTGTCGTAAATGTAGCCGGGGTCACCAGGCCTTACGACGTTAGCTTTGAAACGTTCATTCATGACCTCCTTGAACTCTTGTAGAGTGACGTCATCAGCGTCGTTAAGGTCCACGTTTTCTAGCGCAGCGTCGGGGTCGCGATAGAGAAGACCCAAGTCCGCCTTCTGTGGCTTGCTGCTACGCGCAGTGAGTGCGCTTGGCGAGGGGCTATCCGCCGTCGTTGACGGCAAGGCTACCATTGATGCTTGTACGCCTGTGCCAGTGGGaggtgctgtcgccgctgacgATACAGGGATCTGCCCTTGAAGGCGCTGGCATCGTATGAGCAGTGATTGAAACTGCGCTTCAGAAAGGAGTGCCTCATGTGTCGTCGCGAGCCGGCGTGCTAGCTGCGCTGTCGGCATGTTGGGCCGCAGGTTCGCACGCAGGTGAATGCAGCGGACGCGCGACACACCCGCCGGCCTCTCATACTCGATGTAGAGAGTGGGTGGCATGCTCCGGATGCCCATTCTGGTGGCGCGTGCGATGCTGCTCGCCCCtcggcaccaccactgtcgcGGTGTGAGCGCCTTAATCATGAGATCTTCGATGACGTCAGAAACTAGCTCATCGCAGCTCACCTCGTGGACACCCCTCTCCTGAAAGTCAGCGCCTCTTTTCTGAATGAGGTGATCAATAGAGTCAGACGGTACAAGGCAAGGGAGAACTGCCGCACATGTACGCAGCGCCTCTGAGTACTCGCTGACACTGCAGCCATCTGGGTATAAGCTGAGCACCATCTCCTTAGCATCGGCGACGTCACGCTGGTGTTTTACACGCAAGTCCTCCACTAGAGATGCGTGGCGGCTACACATCTCTTGATACCAGCTACTTTGCTTGACATGTGGTGCAATTTCTGGGAGCGGTACATCCGGCTCGGTCGgccactctgtgtgggtgcgcagTGCCAGCTCGTGGACCGCTTTCCGCGGGTCGTGGCGGTATTTTTGAAAGAGATGGTGCACGAGTGCCCAGAGCTCCGCTCCCATGTCGTCTACAGTCATGTCAACTGTAGTGGCGTATCCCGACACACGGATCCCTGGGCTCAGGCACGCGTGGGGCGCCAAGGGGCCGTACAGTTCACGATAGTGATGAAGCTCCGTCCCCCGCAATCGAGCAAAGAGTAACAACCCTTCgtagggaagggggaggagagcgagtgaAGGCGGAGATGTGGAAAGATACAGAATATAGAGCGAAGGAGCGGCACCAAGAAGAGGGGCGCAGGCAGTGTCTGTGAGGAGCAGAGTATGAAGCAAACGTCATGTTCATAGCAGTGGCACcacaagagagcgagcgggTGCACCGCAAGTACGACacccgccgccccctcccttgtCCTTTGCACTCGTGCGCGATAGGAACGGGGACAAAAGGGGTCAGCGTAGTTTGACACCCCAGGCGTTGGTTCAACATAGGGTCCTCACGATGGCACTCGTGAGAAGGTGTTTCGCACACAAGAGCGCCAGGCAGTCAAACAGATTCACACGACCGAGGAAAaaagacacacccacaacgACAATGCAAAGCACAGCGCTGTAGAAGCTTGCCAGGCACCCAGGGTGCAGCCTAGCATACTACTGCACTCCACTGGTGCTGACGCACCAACACCACCCTAGTTCGCGCGTCGACGCTTTCGGCCGCGGCGCTCGTACATGTTGTGACCGGCGCCACGCAGCACCGGTGGATCCAGCCAAGCACGCATCCGGT
The window above is part of the Leishmania panamensis strain MHOM/PA/94/PSC-1 chromosome 33 sequence genome. Proteins encoded here:
- a CDS encoding hypothetical protein (TriTrypDB/GeneDB-style sysID: LpmP.33.0150); this translates as MTVDDMGAELWALVHHLFQKYRHDPRKAVHELALRTHTEWPTEPDVPLPEIAPHVKQSSWYQEMCSRHASLVEDLRVKHQRDVADAKEMVLSLYPDGCSVSEYSEALRTCAAVLPCLVPSDSIDHLIQKRGADFQERGVHEVSCDELVSDVIEDLMIKALTPRQWWCRGASSIARATRMGIRSMPPTLYIEYERPAGVSRVRCIHLRANLRPNMPTAQLARRLATTHEALLSEAQFQSLLIRCQRLQGQIPVSSAATAPPTGTGVQASMVALPSTTADSPSPSALTARSSKPQKADLGLLYRDPDAALENVDLNDADDVTLQEFKEVMNERFKANVVRPGDPGYIYDKRVAVAKAAQKSEWDDDSD